A region from the Halichondria panicea chromosome 11, odHalPani1.1, whole genome shotgun sequence genome encodes:
- the LOC135343935 gene encoding uncharacterized protein LOC135343935 isoform X3: MATCRSADFDRGHGLLDTKLKIDDHLTVYERLFNADTRWYNIGLKLKVPNEKLKNIREVNRNDSERCLCEMIDYCIKSDDGLTWKKVCDSLRSPIVKCNQIAEDIEEWLLIQQKVSRDTDETLNQESHVTHESTSESENFSELGPAIPPAASLPTSGSAGTTPSPGLTCTVEFLQTTMNITDEQLNLNIQETYLYELAACFDNTDDYVEILGLSDAQQTDVKEEKAKVVINRTQAGMKLALKYWLRKEHLEATFRSLLSLILSMNKGNVAGEVCEFLKNLQLPKRKRKNSDYSMQSGSIGTSKQRRKSDATVEELDLLKEDFSMERSFNNLSNQIRKSLVDQGHKPTQLLSCLQGYDMFPKLLVESNTIFAEEKERCMKCESINDLWFYIGNFFTSYSYEILETLIQELGTETDKQRLQDYKKLFFEHSKKSLENFGAALTRFTGTTYRELIVKINDTFKKISAKHLEELKINLAKAVDIPNNHLKRFIVQPGCIEITYHVPLYVEFQLKAFSISSEQRTLLENLRVIWLKCGCFWYYVQNVDGSGSGNNQRRPDTDGDRSSDARKKFISNINPDNVVDTDSVYEQLDKASSIHDSESGYGTGYGTMGKDYTYGKLPARKQPEEKIDQLGRLDTIETSQMKTFPDATKAQIDTSRLLKRYTACVPKRNDNNTQLHIACYNGDVLKVSECIQVQKLDPLEFNQQGDTALHTATRAGHLNVVKYLVEECQVNEACEAADGSTAFHIAAFYGHKHLVKYFNEKELDPLYCNEYKETPLFLACLAGDVQIVKLLVKEAQKYQPVEDFIRNTTLTGETVLHYAVLSKKLAMVKYLVTILQTERLERGVRYDTAQHRFALLDEADRNGRMPIHLACQCGLTDIVQYLVESETYKPDICTSNGCTPLHYAALSETPCVLEYLIKEHHCDAMCTDILNNTPVHYAAIGGTLETFKCLIETHRCDSNVLNIQKESPLHMACENGQIIIAKYLIEDEKYNQYSKASRGNTPLHFAAFGGHYDLVKYLIIDRECDPNTKNDDNETPLFFASYGEKVLALLVGDDVFHHIKNPPRFMKTIKFLVEEHNCCLTLSNPGKFSPLQIACFYDNITAVQYYIEDQKCDKESKDANGMALIHVAALGDAIDVFTYLVETQQVDINSSDNNGNTPLHYAADTRGKESLKTDLYKSVIKTPTKLSFHQKTGLKNIFTDMNQIEHQLNLSVLRYLMSGVTSISELTNSKGQTPLHIACKRGQLSTVKLFSDFELETKDKEGATPLHLAAQCGHLPVVEYLALEKKCDIKCIDNDNDTPAHLATISGHLDVIKFFVETMGFDILADSSQESHDVKFVRFPLHVACAAENIDVVRYLVEEFRCDVMTRDEDGDVPLHHAAMLKNITTIKYLVEECDCNVLVTNEKGLTPLHYSVVSNIDIVQYFVEECECDVRVKTKDGLTPLHLAVIVGNIDVAKYFISKNSDLLHSRDNNGCTPLHMAAMYGKVEMCKLLISDFYCDKNEIAENGQTPLHFAASDGHLPVVEYLTLEVNCDKSSTDVDGFTPAHLAVLNGHLDVLKFFVERLTFDIRNEKALDNNIRPIHLVVAKNGNLAILKYLVEECKCDVMVKDSHDRVPLHYAAILGQLETVRYLIEKCECDAMVKDSDGMLPLDYSTANKTTEIMRYLVEECQCPLNSMNKTGQVLLHHAAGCGNIEAIVYLTSKTTDDLPRDVLDLTPVHYAVLNESLPIVTYYVSYLKCDPNIPCLSDTTLLQLACSGGHLDIVQFLQQCPACDFQESDRSGKTPLHYALGAEQMEISHFLVNLKLCDVTASDKAGNTCLHIAAEHGLLEFVQLFVDDFDCNPNSLNARRLTPFHVACENGHEEVMKYLTSHHKFTPVTNNDNFTTLYFIVLNNNIEKAKELALSSEYDLKSRDQDGKTILHYAVKTLRREFIEFLIFEIGCDVTIADNEGNTCLHIAAELGQLELVQMFVMAYGLNINRQNSVGLTPLHLAACNGYEGVAKFLLEQPNCDVMRKDNDNRTPLHHAIMVESLEIVQMFLMDKRTKINIKEDKGNSLLHTLASQCSPDSDLSIMRLLLAFGANPTAVNIFNETPLHVACIHGHEEVADVIISHMDPCSLTTELDCSKATPLHHAALGGNLNIVKFLMSNGYNPMQKDCQGNTALHYAAINGNINILRHLIVDSDLEPNCTNENGYTPAHAACSGASLCIARHLLWSATATETDLYNAVCFLGSEMITLNQNLKTNTGENILHSASRSGYQSIVGYLIIVLKFDPRITNQVGCTPLDIAIGYRQLDVIPFLKEFTPANAIQLSPSALHLAALLGHISSVQYYITDLQSDPDLPDSIGRTPLHYAVMGRRQAIARFLIRSKADHLSEDVFHNLPLHYAAALGYFDLVRFLVNIGSPTTTRGVLGKTLAEMAMDGGHTNVVEFLSSLPDSRKTPHNSLIDSLD; this comes from the exons ATGGCTACATGTAGGAGTGCAGATTTTGACCGTGGCCATGGATTACTGG ATACGAAGTTGAAGATTGATGATCATCTGACTGTGTATGAACGGTTGTTTAATGCTGATACCCGCTGGTACAATATTGGATTGAAATTGAAGGTTCCTAATGAAAAACTAAAGAATATCAGAGAAGTTAATCGTAATGATTCAGAAAGATGCTTGTGTGAAATGATTGATTACTGTATAAAAAGTGATGATGGTCTCACTTGGAAAAAAGTGTGTGACTCTCTCAGATCTCCAATAGTGAAATGTAACCAAATCGCTGAAGATATTGAAGAGTGGCTACTAATTCAACAGAAAG TCAGCAGAgatactgatgaaacgttaaACCAAGAAAGTCATGTCACTCATGAGTCCACTTCAGAGTCAGAGAACTTTTCTGAATTAG GCCCAGCCATCCCCCCCGCAGCCTCACTACCCACCTCCGGCTCAGCAGGGACCACCCCCAGCCCAG GTttgacatgtacagtagagttTCTGCAAACTACTATGAACATCACTGATGAACAGCTTAACTTAAACATTCAAGAAACATATCTCTATGAATTGGCAGCTTGCTTTGATAACACTGATGACTATGTCGAGATACTAGGGCTCTCAGATGCACAGCAAACGGATGTAAAGGAAGAGAAGGCTAAAGTTGTTATCAATCGCACACAGGCCGGTATGAAATTGGCTCTCAAATACTGGCTGCGAAAAGAACATTTGGAGGCAACTTTCCGATCTTTACTCTCTCTCATACTTTCTATGAATAAAGGAAATGTTGCTGGCGAAGTATGCGAGTTCCTTAAAAATC TACAACTCCCAAAACGAAAACGGAAAAACTCAGATTATAGCATGCAAAGTGGGTCGATAGGCACATCCAAACAAAGGAGGAAGtcag atgcTACAGTAGAAGAATTGGACTTGCTGAAAGAAGATTTTTCTATGGAACGTTCGTTTAACAATCTGTCCAATCAAATACGGAAGTCACTAGTGGATCAAGGCCATAAGCCAACTCAATTACTTTCCTGCTTACAAGGATATGACATGTTTCCTAAGCTTCTTGTGGAATCTAATACTATTTTCGCAGAAGAGAAAGAAAGATGCATGAAATGTGAATCAATTAATGATTTGTGGTTTTATATCGGCAATTTCTTCACATCTTATAGCTATGAGATATTGGAGACTCTCATCCAAGAATTAGGAACAGAAACTGACAAGCAACGCTTGCAAGACTATAAAAAATTGTTTTTTGAGCATTCCAAGAAGTCTCTTGAGAACTTCGGTGCAGCCCTGACTCGATTCACGGGCACCACATACAGGGAATTGATtgtcaaaattaatgacacCTTCAAAAAGATTTCTGCTAAACACCTTGAAGAACTCAAGATTAACTTGGCTAAAGCAGTTGATATTCCAAACAATCACCTTAAACGATTCATTGTTCAACCAGGGTGCATTGAAATAACTTATCATGTTCCACTGTATGTCGAATTTCAACTGAAAGCATTTTCAATTTCATCAGAACAGCGAACTTTACTAGAAAATCTTCGAGTTATTTGGCTGAAATGTGGATGCTTCTGGTATTATGTACAG AATGTTGACGGATCTGGCTCAGGAAATAATCAAAGAAGACCAGATACAG ATGGCGACCGCTCAAGTGATGCTCGCAAGAAGTTTATCTCTAATATAAATCCAGACAATGTTGTGGACACTGATTCAGTTTATGAACAACTTGATAAGGCAAGCTCTATTCACGACAGTGAATCTGGATATGGCACTGGATATGGCACGATGGGTAAAGATTATACTTATGGCAAATTGCCAGCTCGTAAG CAACCAGAGGAGAAAATAGACCAACTTGGTCGCTTAGATACCATCGAAACCTCACAAATGAAAACTTTCCCCGATGCAACGAAGGCGCAGATTGACACGAGCCGTTTATTGAAAAGGTATACAGCATGTGTTCCAAAACGAAATGACAACAATACTCAACTTCATATTGCTTGTTATAATGGCGATGTGTTAAAGGTTTCAGAATGTATTCAAGTTCAAAAACTAGATCCATTGGAGTTTAATCAACAAGGTGATACGGCTCTTCATACTGCCACAAGAGCTGGACATCTCAACGTTGTTAAGTACCTTGTTGAAGAATGCCAAGTAAATGAAGCTTGTGAAGCTGCTGATGGTTCAACTGCTTTTCATATTGCTGCCTTCTATGGGCACAAACATTTGGTCAAGTATTTTAATGAGAAAGAGCTTGATCCGTTATATTGTAATGAATACAAAGAAACACCGTTATTTCTGGCTTGCTTGGCTGGTGACGTGCAGATAGTCAAACTTTTGGTTAAGGAAGCTCAAAAATATCAGCCAGTTGAAGATTTCATTCGTAACACAACTCTCACTGGTGAAACAGTACTTCACTATGCTGTATTGTCCAAAAAATTAGCAATGGTAAAGTACTTAGTAACCATTCTCCAAACTGAACGACTTGAACGAGGCGTACGATATGACACGGCTCAGCATAGGTTTGCATTGCTGGATGAAGCAGACAGAAATGGCCGCATGCCTATTCATCTAGCTTGTCAATGTGGTTTGACAGATATTGTTCAGTACCTAGTTGAATCAGAGACCTACAAGCCAGACATCTGTACAAGTAATGGATGTACTCCTCTTCACTATGCAGCTCTATCTGAAACACCTTGTGTTCTTGAGTACCTGATTAAAGAACATCATTGTGATGCGATGTGTACTGACATCCTAAACAATACACCTGTTCACTATGCAGCAATAGGTGGTACTCTAGAAACTTTCAAATGTCTTATTGAAACTCATAGATGTGATTCCAATGTTCTCAATATCCAAAAAGAATCACCTCTTCATATGGCTTGTGAAAATGGGCAAATTATCATCGCTAAATATCTCATTGAGGATGAAAAATACAACCAATACAGCAAAGCCTCTCGAGGAAATACACCTCTTCATTTTGCTGCTTTTGGAGGTCATTATGATTTAGTAAAATATTTAATTATCGATCGTGAATGTGACCCAAACACTAAGAACGATGATAATGAAACACCACTTTTCTTTGCTAGTTACGGGGAAAAAGTTCTTGCTCTTTTAGTTGGTGATGATGTGTTTCATCATATCAAAAATCCTCCAAGATTCATGAAGACTATTAAATTTCTTGTTGAAGAGCATAATTGCTGTCTTACTTTATCTAATCCAGGCAAATTTTCCCCACTTCAAATAGCCTGTTTCTATGATAATATAACAGCTGTCCAATATTACATTGAGGATCAGAAATGTGACAAAGAATCTAAAGATGCTAACGGAATGGCTCTCATACACGTTGCAGCTCTAGGAGACGCTATTGATGTCTTTACGTACCTAGTTGAAACTCAGCAGGTTGACATAAATTCCTCAGATAACAATGGTAACACGCCATTACATTATGCAGCTGATACGAGAGGGAAAGAGTCACTTAAAACAGATCTCTACAAAAGTGTTATTAAAACTCCCACCAAGTTATCTTTTCATCAGAAAACAGGTTTGAAAAATATTTTCACGGATATGAACCAAATTGAACACCAACTGAACCTTTCCGTTCTTCGATACTTAATGAGTGGAGTAACAAGTATCTCTGAACTAACTAACAGTAAGGGGCAAACACCTCTCCACATTGCATGCAAGCGTGGACAACTTAGTACCGTGAAACTTTTCAGCGATTTTGAGCTGGAAACTAAAGATAAAGAAGGAGCAACACCACTTCACCTTGCTGCACAATGTGGCCACTTACCAGTTGTCGAATATCTAGCTTTAGAGAAGAAATGTGATATAAAATGTATCGACAATGACAATGACACACCAGCTCATCTTGCCACCATCAGTGGACATCTAGATGTAATAAAATTTTTCGTAGAAACTATGGGATTTGATATTCTCGCTGACAGTTCCCAAGAGTCACATGACGTCAAGTTTGTTCGATTTCCTCTTCATGTAGCTTGTGCAGCAGAAAACATTGACGTTGTCAGGTATCTGGTTGAAGAATTCCGATGTGATGTAATGACAAGAGATGAAGATGGCGATGTACCTCTTCATCATGCAGCAATGCTTAAAAACATTACCACAATAAAATACTTAGTAGAAGAGTGTGATTGTAATGTCCTAGTTACAAATGAAAAAGGCTTAACTCCTCTTCACTATTCTGTTGTCAGTAATATAgacattgtacagtatttTGTTGAGGAGTGCGAATGTGACGTTCGAGTAAAGACCAAAGACGGACTAACACCTCTTCACTTAGCAGTTATTGTTGGAAACATCGATGTTGCTAAATACTTTATAAGCAAGAACTCTGATTTGCTACACTCTCGTGACAATAATGGTTGCACACCTCTGCATATGGCAGCTATGTATGGAAAAGTTGAAATGTGCAAATTACTTATATCCGACTTCTACTGTGATAAAAATGAAATAGCTGAAAATGGGCAAACCCCGCTTCATTTTGCTGCAAGTGATGGTCACCTGCCTGTTGTGGAGTACCTAACACTCGAAGTGAACTGTGACAAGTCTAGCACAGATGTAGATGGTTTCACACCAGCTCACTTAGCTGTTTTAAATGGACATCTAGATGTACTCAAATTTTTTGTCGAGAGGCTGACTTTTGATATACGAAATGAAAAAGCACTTGACAATAATATTAGGCCAATTCATTTAGTAGTAGCAAAAAATGGAAACTTAGCTATCTTGAAGTATTTGGTTGAAGAATGCAAATGTGATGTAATGGTCAAAGACAGTCATGATCGAGTGCCCCTTCACTATGCTGCAATACTTGGACAATTGGAGACAGTAAGGTATTTAATTGAAAAATGTGAATGCGATGCAATGGTAAAAGACAGTGATGGTATGCTACCTCTGGATTATTCTACTGCTAATAAAACAACAGAAATTATGAGGTACCTCGTTGAAGAATGTCAATGTCCCTTGAACTCAATGAACAAAACTGGTCAAGTTCTTCTTCATCATGCAGCAGGCTGTGGAAATATCGAGGCTATTGTGTATTTGACAAGTAAAACAACTGATGATTTACCCCGAGACGTTTTAGACCTAACTCCTGTTCATTACGCAGTATTGAATGAATCGCTCCCGATTGTCACTTATTATGTATCATACCTCAAGTGTGACCCCAATATTCCATGTCTTTCAGATACTACTCTACTTCAATTGGCGTGTTCTGGAGGCCACCTGGATATTGTACAGTTCCTTCAACAATGCCCTGCATGTGATTTTCAAGAGAGTGACAGAAGTGGCAAGACACCTTTACATTATGCTCTTGGCGCAGAGCAGATGGAAATTTCTCATTTTCTTGTAAACCTAAAATTATGTGATGTAACAGCTAGTGACAAAGCAGGAAACACATGTCTTCACATTGCAGCTGAGCATGGACTACTGGAATTTGTTCAGTTATTTGTAGATGATTTTGACTGCAATCCGAACTCCCTAAATGCACGCAGACTAACTCCTTTTCACGTAGCTTGTGAAAATGGACACGAAGAAGTGATGAAGTATTTAACAAGTCACCATAAGTTTACTCCAGTAACGAATAACGACAATTTTACCACGCTTTATTTTATTGTTCTCAACAATAATATTGAAAAAGCAAAAGAACTTGCCTTGTCGTCAGAATATGATCTAAAAAGCAGAGACCAAGACGGTAAGACAATTCTTCATTATGCTGTCAAAACTTTAAGGAGAGAGTTCATTGAATTTCTGATATTTGAGATTGGGTGTGATGTAACCATTGCCGATAACGAAGGAAATACGTGTCTCCATATTGCAGCAGAGCTTGGGCAGCTCGAACTAGTTCAAATGTTTGTCATGGCATATGGACTTAACATCAACCGTCAAAACTCTGTAGGATTAACTCCCTTACATCTAGCTGCTTGTAATGGGtatgagggtgtggctaaattTCTACTTGAGCAACCTAACTGTGATGTAATGCGTAAAGACAATGATAATCGCACTCCTCTACATCATGCTATTATGGTGGAGTCTTTGGAAATTGTCCAAATGTTTTTAATGGACAAAAGAACAAAAATAAACATTAAAGAAGACAAAGGCAATTCTCTCCTCCATACCTTAGCAAGTCAATGCAGCCCTGATAGTGACCTGTCGATCATGCGCTTGCTTTTGGCATTTGGGGCAAATCCAACTGCTGTAAATATCTTTAACGAGACTCCACTTCATGTAGCTTGTATACACGGACACGAGGAAGTTGCAGATGTAATCATCAGTCACATGGATCCCTGCTCTTTAACAACAGAACTTGACTGCAGTAAAGCAACACCTCTCCACCATGCTGCACTAGGAGGGAATTTGAACATAGTCAAGTTTTTGATGTCCAACGGTTATAATCCCATGCAGAAAGATTGCCAAGGCAACACAGCTCTACATTATGCTGCAATAAATGGGAATATCAATATTTTGAGACATCTCATTGTGGACTCTGATCTTGAACCTAACTGTACGAATGAAAATGGATACACTCCAGCACATGCAGCATGCTCAGGAGCAAGTCTTTGTATAGCAAGGCATTTACTCTGGAGTGCCACAGCTACAGAAACAGATTTGTATAACGCTGTCTGTTTCCTGGGATCTGAAATGATCACTTTAAATCAAAATTTAAAGACCAACACTGGAGAAAACATTCTTCACTCTGCATCTCGTAGTGGCTACCAAAGCATTGTCGGGTACTTGATCATTGTTCTGAAATTTGATCCTCGTATAACCAACCAAGTTGGCTGTACTCCGTTAGACATTGCTATTGGCTATCGCCAGTTAGATGTAATCCCCTTTCTTAAAGAATTCACCCCTGCAAATGCCATTCAGCTCTCACCGTCAGCACTCCATCTAGCGGCCCTGCTTGGCCATATCTCATCAGTGCAATATTATATCACTGACCTCCAATCCGACCCTGACCTCCCAGACTCTATTGGACGAACCCCCCTACACTATGCTGTTATGGGGAGACGACAAGCAATAGCCCGATTTTTGATTCGCTCAAAAGCCGATCATCTCTCTGAGGATGTGTTCCACAACCTACCTCTCCATTACGCTGCTGCCCTTGGTTATTTTGATCTGGTCCGATTTCTAGTCAACATTGGCTCTCCAACTACCACCAGAGGTGTGCTGGGAAAGACACTTGCTGAGATGGCTATGGACGGAGGACACACAAATGTTGTGGAATTCCTTAGCAGTCTTCCAG ATTCTCGAAAAACCCCACACAACTCACTGATTGACTCACTGGATTAG